A single genomic interval of Selenobaculum gibii harbors:
- a CDS encoding Maf family protein yields MILASSSPRRQELLQQIGIKFEVIPSDCEEIMDADISPEDLVMGNALKKARDVACKSFYRDVVLGADTVVAIDKKIFGKPASEEEAKEMLLTIAGRSHDVYTGISLVINNKEYCDYSKTTVKFTKMSEKEILDYIATGEPLDKAGAYGIQGKAAQYVEEIRGCYFNIVGLPLALLKRMVNEAGIELK; encoded by the coding sequence CAGCAGATTGGTATTAAGTTTGAAGTTATACCTAGTGATTGCGAAGAAATTATGGATGCAGATATTTCCCCAGAGGACTTAGTTATGGGAAACGCATTGAAAAAAGCACGTGATGTAGCGTGTAAATCCTTTTATCGTGATGTTGTTCTAGGGGCAGATACTGTTGTGGCGATTGATAAAAAAATTTTTGGTAAGCCTGCCAGCGAGGAAGAAGCAAAAGAAATGTTATTAACTATCGCTGGACGTTCTCATGATGTTTATACTGGAATTTCTTTAGTTATAAATAACAAAGAGTATTGTGATTACTCCAAAACAACTGTAAAATTTACAAAGATGTCAGAGAAAGAGATTCTTGATTATATTGCAACTGGGGAACCTTTAGATAAAGCCGGTGCGTATGGAATTCAGGGAAAAGCTGCTCAGTATGTTGAAGAAATTCGAGGTTGTTATTTTAATATTGTTGGATTGCCGTTGGCTCTTTTGAAGAGAATGGTCAATGAGGCAGGGATAGAGCTAAAATGA
- the radC gene encoding RadC family protein, producing the protein MKELMVRDLPDMERPREKLLLKGAQSLSDAELLAILLRTGTKEDSVIRVAEKLLSVYKNESLGEFANLSVNDFSKIKGIGKVKAITVLAALELGKRLAEAPSIERKKITSPQDVVNYFMPRFRYEKKEHFIVVLLDTKNHILATPVISVGCLNSSIVHPREVFREAIVHFAAAMILVHNHPSGDPTPSKEDIHVTHKLIEAGGLMDIKVIDHIIIGDNCYISLKEERVID; encoded by the coding sequence ATGAAAGAACTTATGGTAAGAGACTTACCAGATATGGAACGACCTCGAGAAAAATTGTTATTAAAAGGGGCGCAGTCGCTTAGCGATGCTGAATTACTGGCTATTTTACTACGTACAGGGACAAAAGAAGATTCAGTTATTCGGGTTGCTGAAAAATTATTATCTGTTTATAAAAATGAATCATTAGGTGAGTTTGCAAATTTATCAGTCAATGATTTTTCTAAAATCAAAGGGATTGGTAAAGTAAAGGCAATCACTGTGCTCGCAGCTTTAGAACTTGGGAAGAGGTTAGCTGAAGCGCCATCGATAGAGCGCAAAAAGATTACGTCACCTCAAGATGTTGTTAATTATTTTATGCCGAGATTTCGTTATGAAAAGAAAGAACATTTTATTGTGGTTCTTTTAGATACGAAAAATCATATTTTAGCAACACCTGTTATTTCAGTAGGATGTTTAAACTCATCTATTGTACACCCTCGGGAAGTTTTTCGGGAGGCGATTGTTCATTTTGCAGCGGCGATGATTTTAGTACATAATCATCCAAGCGGTGATCCTACGCCGAGTAAAGAGGATATTCATGTTACTCATAAATTGATAGAAGCAGGCGGATTAATGGATATAAAGGTGATTGATCATATAATTATTGGAGATAACTGTTATATCAGCCTAAAAGAAGAGAGAGTTATAGATTGA
- a CDS encoding rod shape-determining protein — protein MWDLFGSFSKDMGIDLGTANTLVHIKGKGIVLREPSVVAIQRDTGEVLAVGEEAKQMIGRTPGNIIAVRPLKDGVIADFDVTQAMLKYFINKSMDTRSLVRPRVVVGVPSGVTEVEKRAVIDATMQAGAREAYLIEEPMAAAIGAGLPVHEPTGNMVVDIGGGTTEIAVISLGGIVTSRSIRIGGDEMDASIVRYIKKQYNLMIGERTAEEIKINVGTAIVPMTEVNMDIRGRDLVSGLPKTLNIKSSEIQFALSEPVQKIIDAVKSTLEKTPPELAADIMDRGIMMTGGGALLRKLDLLLSKETGMPVHVSEEALSCVGEGTGRSLESIELLKRIVMMSKKLR, from the coding sequence ATGTGGGATTTGTTTGGTAGTTTTTCAAAGGATATGGGTATCGATCTAGGTACAGCGAATACATTAGTTCATATTAAGGGAAAAGGAATTGTTCTTAGAGAACCATCCGTGGTGGCTATTCAACGTGATACAGGAGAGGTTTTAGCAGTAGGTGAAGAAGCAAAGCAAATGATTGGACGTACTCCTGGAAATATTATTGCAGTGAGACCGTTAAAAGATGGTGTTATTGCAGATTTTGATGTTACGCAAGCAATGCTAAAGTATTTCATTAATAAGTCTATGGATACTAGATCTTTGGTTCGGCCACGTGTTGTAGTAGGTGTTCCTTCTGGGGTGACAGAAGTGGAGAAACGTGCGGTTATTGATGCGACAATGCAAGCTGGAGCGCGTGAAGCTTACTTGATTGAGGAACCAATGGCAGCTGCAATTGGGGCAGGGCTTCCCGTACATGAACCTACTGGAAATATGGTTGTAGATATTGGTGGTGGAACTACGGAAATTGCAGTGATTTCTTTGGGCGGGATTGTAACAAGCCGCTCCATTCGCATTGGCGGTGATGAAATGGATGCGTCTATTGTCCGCTATATTAAGAAACAGTATAATTTAATGATTGGTGAAAGAACTGCGGAGGAAATTAAAATTAATGTTGGAACAGCGATTGTGCCAATGACGGAAGTTAATATGGATATTCGTGGTCGTGATTTGGTAAGCGGATTGCCAAAAACATTAAATATTAAATCTAGTGAAATTCAATTTGCTCTTAGTGAACCAGTACAAAAAATTATTGATGCGGTAAAAAGTACATTGGAAAAAACTCCTCCGGAACTTGCTGCTGATATTATGGATAGAGGCATTATGATGACAGGTGGCGGCGCTTTACTTCGTAAATTAGATCTTTTACTTAGTAAAGAGACAGGGATGCCTGTCCATGTATCAGAGGAAGCTTTATCTTGTGTT